The following coding sequences are from one Bos indicus x Bos taurus breed Angus x Brahman F1 hybrid chromosome 5, Bos_hybrid_MaternalHap_v2.0, whole genome shotgun sequence window:
- the LOC113892439 gene encoding killer cell lectin-like receptor subfamily F member 1 isoform X2, with protein sequence MAGEIVYADIKHTSSEHSSSLQKSVIQFKSARQTEVDNELKKKYCTEQSKSEANNSIVSFNSSTVHTSCPTKDWKLHGGKCYWVAEHENKSWNESKNDCVTKKSHLMVVRDFTDTTFLWQNIYDSFWVGLRIPPGGKLWTWLDNSTFDPQLFSNQRETRSMKCAWVSSTEITKEDCQKSYPWICQL encoded by the exons aTGGCTGGAGAGATAGTCTATGCTGATATCAAACATACATCTTCAGAACATTCATCTTCACTCCAGAAATCTG TTATTCAGTTCAAATCTGCAAGACAAACTGAAGTGGATAatgaattaaagaagaaatattgtaCTGAGCAAAGTAAATCTGAAGCAAACAACTCAATAG tttcttTCAATTCTTCCACTGTTCATACATCATGCCCCACCAAAGATTGGAAGCTACATGGGGGGAAATGCTACTGGGTTGCTGAACATGAAAATAAATCTTggaatgaaagtaaaaatgactGTGTCACGAAAAAATCACATCTCATGGTGGTCCGAGACTTCACTGATACG aCTTTCCTATGGCAAAATATATATGATTCATTTTGGGTTGGTTTGAGGATTCCTCCTGGAGGGAAATTATGGACCTGGTTGGACAACAGCACTTTTGACCCTCAGCT GTTTTCAAATCAACGAGAAACCCGGAGTATGAAATGTGCCTGGGTGTCTTCTACCGAGATAACCAAAGAAGACTGTCAGAAAAGTTATCCATGGATTTGTCAACTATAA
- the LOC113892439 gene encoding killer cell lectin-like receptor subfamily B member 1B allele A isoform X1 has translation MAGEIVYADIKHTSSEHSSSLQKSDSHHHGIFLKVGCAMIIILLVIVIVLSMLVIQFKSARQTEVDNELKKKYCTEQSKSEANNSIVSFNSSTVHTSCPTKDWKLHGGKCYWVAEHENKSWNESKNDCVTKKSHLMVVRDFTDTTFLWQNIYDSFWVGLRIPPGGKLWTWLDNSTFDPQLFSNQRETRSMKCAWVSSTEITKEDCQKSYPWICQL, from the exons aTGGCTGGAGAGATAGTCTATGCTGATATCAAACATACATCTTCAGAACATTCATCTTCACTCCAGAAATCTG ATTCTCACCACCACGGAATTTTCCTGAAAGTTGGGTGTGCAATGATTATCATTCTTCTTGTAATAGTAATTGTGCTGAGCATGCTTG TTATTCAGTTCAAATCTGCAAGACAAACTGAAGTGGATAatgaattaaagaagaaatattgtaCTGAGCAAAGTAAATCTGAAGCAAACAACTCAATAG tttcttTCAATTCTTCCACTGTTCATACATCATGCCCCACCAAAGATTGGAAGCTACATGGGGGGAAATGCTACTGGGTTGCTGAACATGAAAATAAATCTTggaatgaaagtaaaaatgactGTGTCACGAAAAAATCACATCTCATGGTGGTCCGAGACTTCACTGATACG aCTTTCCTATGGCAAAATATATATGATTCATTTTGGGTTGGTTTGAGGATTCCTCCTGGAGGGAAATTATGGACCTGGTTGGACAACAGCACTTTTGACCCTCAGCT GTTTTCAAATCAACGAGAAACCCGGAGTATGAAATGTGCCTGGGTGTCTTCTACCGAGATAACCAAAGAAGACTGTCAGAAAAGTTATCCATGGATTTGTCAACTATAA